aCTTCCCTGCCTCTTATTTTGGTATTCTGTTGAATGTTCAACCCACAATAAATGCATTTCTTTACATAAAATTGCCTAAAATGACTGAaattaactgaaataaaatatttatggaGTGTTTCAGAAGGGATTCTACTGAAGGGAATAAtgtaacacacaaacaaatatacatcaaacaatgtaaaaaatgaCAATGCATTCGTTGAGATGCTTTTATTTAGTAAACTGTAAGGCAGTTTATTGACGCAACTGTCCCTTGGATCCAGCACAACTTATTTAACAACCAGCATACATATAATCTCATAGCTTTACACTCGACAtagcaaaacaaatgtcaaGAAATGATTTGGTGAAATGACCATTATAGAGTTTGACCTGGACCTGTAACTGtgataaaacaaatacaaaattaaataataatctaTGCTATCTACTGAACAGTTCCACGACGAATCAGAAAGTTTCTGAAAAATGCAATTACAGGCTGAAAAATGATATGAATTAAACTGCTTCACAAGCTTGAACCCTGATAATCATGGCAGACAAGTGTAACCAAATATCTTTCATGATAAGATgcgacagttaaaaaaaaaaaaaacgccagtGTGACAAGATGTAAACAGAGGGGTTGAAAAAAATTTCTCAACTGAGCTATAGAAGGGCACAATTGGCTGCATGCCTTGAGAGTCTGGGCTTCAATAATTACACTTATCGAGTCAAGGTGACATGGTGagagtgtttttcctctttGAATCCCTCCGTGGGAACGGTACAAAGTTCTTCACCTCTTTGAAACACAACCCTGCGGACCAGAAAGAAAACCATTTGTTTAAAAGTCTGCTCTGGTTGTCAtcactgtgaaaacaaaaacaaatactttGAAGTGAAATGTTGAATATTTATCAAAAAACCTGGCCTATATTCGATCTGACTTACGTCTCCACTCCTCCAGTGACAATGTGGCGTTGTCATGGCTGTCGTCGTACGGCGTGGGCTCCGGAAAGTCGTCGGGATCTCTCAGGCTGTCAAAGTATGGATGCTCAAGAGCCAGTTCCGCAGTGAGCCTCTCATCTCCATCGAGGACCAACATCTTTTCAAGCAGGTCGATGCCTGTATGTGGGACCAGGTTAAGCGAAGTTAGCATGTCTTACCTGGTTGTTTCTGGAAAACAAGCTTGAATAGATGAAGTCTCCCAGTCTCAGCTCAATATTACAGCAACAACTAGAGCTCCAACTGACACAAGAAACTCGAAAACTCAGTTTAAAAGGATCATTTCAGGTGTTTGCCGATGAGATTGGTCACTcttattaatgtttatttttgcctCAAGAAACAGAGACTCTGTCAAGCTCTTGTGTTTGATCACCGTCTGACCGCCTTGTCTGAGCAGTCACTAACGGCAATGATGAAACAGCAGGCTTCCAAAGTGAAATGCcgagaaaaacagaagaaaaacgtCCTTTGACACTAAATTTGGGAAGGCTCCTTTACCCCTAGGGCTAATTACAACTTTAAAAAAGACTGGTTCCACTGGAAAGTCGCAGCTCATTTGAATAATTAGGTCGTACCTTTGGGGGCGACACCATGGTGCTTCCTTTCCTGTGCTCAACTGAGGTTTAACAAATGGACTGTCGTCTGGAATTTAATCTTTCTCTATTGCCCTGAAGACCAGTCCTCTAGGGAGCAGATTGCCAAACTTGAAATGATGAATGCACGGAATGGTGTTTGCATATGTTATATTGTTACGTTCTATTTCTTCTTATCAGTAACTGACTACTTCTTGTTTATAAATATGTAGATCACGTAACATTATGAAGCAGCAAAGTAGAGAGACAACATTCGCCAGAGCTCACCTTTAGCACTGGCTCGAGGAAACAATGTGGAGAAGTCTTTTCTCGGGCAACGAGGAAGTGACTTTATATAACTTTTGGCCTGTTTTAAAAGAGACAAAATGGTATTACTCATCTCATTATTTTATCCTGCAGTCTTGCTTAGTGTTGGAATTAAATGTATGATATATAGTCTCAATACTTTAGCTTGAGAACTAAAATCTGAACAGGTGAGTACTGTAGTGGAACCTACCTCTGGACTATCCAGCTTCTGTATGAACTCTGGCCCTGGAACACCCGTCACCTTCATGATCTGCGTCAGCTGGTCCATGTCTGCTCGCAACAAGTTCAGTCAAGGAACCTTAAACTGAAATACCACTGCTTATTTAACCCTTTTTAAAGAAGGTGTGTAacagactttaaaaaaacaaagcatggAAAACCTTAGCTCAGAATTATTAACTGACTGTATCGGGCACAAAAATCAATTGGAATATatttgttacaacaagccaaacATTCCTAAAACTCCACCTTGGGCAAAAAAAACTGCTTGTAACACTTAAATTTTATATCTACAAATAAAGATGTCAGCTGTGGACTCCCACAAACCTTAAACACTACATCGGCTTTGTGATGCAATATTTGAAATGGTGTCACATTTGGCAGAGGATACAGTCTTTTCCTTTAAATAGGGTTTTCCCGTTGATCATCTCAGCCATGATGCAGCCAACAGACCAGATGTCCACTACAGGAAACCAACCGAGAAAAATGTCAATAGAACTGCCAGGTTAAAGGCGGAAGCAGGGCAAATAGGAACAGAATGAATAGAGCAATCAATGCATGTCAAACATATAGCAGGTCCAGATTTTACAAGCAGGAGTTAAAGAAAATGCTGTAACGCAGAGATGAAGCACAGAACAGGTATAATTGTCTTGCCAGTCTGGGTGTAATGCATCCAGTTCAGAATGACCTCAGGCGCCCGGTACCACCGGGTCACCACGTAGCCTGTCATTTCTGCATCGGTGCTCCGAGCCAGTCCGA
This portion of the Synchiropus splendidus isolate RoL2022-P1 chromosome 18, RoL_Sspl_1.0, whole genome shotgun sequence genome encodes:
- the mapk13 gene encoding mitogen-activated protein kinase 13 isoform X1; translation: MEAPSHFTREEINSTVWEVPEKYTRLKQIGTGAYGCVCSAVNQKNNEKVAIKKLHRPFQSEIFAKRAYRELRLLKHMKHENVIGLQNVFTPASSLDDFQDFYLVMPYMFTDLSKVRGHLSEDKVQFLVYQMLCGLRYIHKAGIIHRDLKPGNLAVNQDCELKILDFGLARSTDAEMTGYVVTRWYRAPEVILNWMHYTQTVDIWSVGCIMAEMINGKTLFKGKDYMDQLTQIMKVTGVPGPEFIQKLDSPEAKSYIKSLPRCPRKDFSTLFPRASAKGIDLLEKMLVLDGDERLTAELALEHPYFDSLRDPDDFPEPTPYDDSHDNATLSLEEWRRLCFKEVKNFVPFPRRDSKRKNTLTMSP